A portion of the Edaphobacter lichenicola genome contains these proteins:
- a CDS encoding secondary thiamine-phosphate synthase enzyme YjbQ, with the protein MKQSVHQIEVSTRGQGLYEVTSTISDWTERQKMQAGLLTVFCRHTSASLLIQENADPTVRGDIEAYFNRLAPENGPYDHDAEGPDDMPAHLKTALTQVQLSIPLMNRTLVLGTWQGIYLFEHRVRPHRRQIVLHLIGD; encoded by the coding sequence GTGAAGCAGTCAGTGCACCAAATTGAGGTCTCGACGCGTGGCCAAGGGCTCTATGAGGTCACCTCGACCATCAGCGATTGGACGGAACGCCAGAAGATGCAGGCTGGCCTTCTAACAGTGTTTTGCCGACATACCTCGGCTTCACTTTTAATCCAGGAGAATGCCGACCCTACGGTACGCGGCGACATCGAAGCCTACTTCAACCGTCTCGCACCGGAGAATGGGCCCTATGATCACGACGCGGAAGGGCCCGACGATATGCCCGCTCATCTGAAAACAGCACTGACTCAGGTACAGCTATCGATACCGCTCATGAATCGCACTCTCGTGTTGGGCACGTGGCAAGGCATCTATCTCTTTGAGCACCGGGTACGCCCTCATCGGCGACAAATAGTGCTGCACCTGATCGGCGATTAG
- a CDS encoding single-stranded DNA-binding protein, producing MAKGVNKVFLLGNVGKDPEIRSTAGGMTVASFSLATADRQKDAQGNWADKTEWHNIVCFQRTAEVVRDYVKKGSQLLIEGKIQTRSWDDKTSGEKKYKTEILCNELTLLGGKSDGGGTTSGGYTKSNTASFDQRSPSSQPDYADVGITDDDIPF from the coding sequence ATGGCAAAAGGCGTCAACAAAGTCTTCCTTCTCGGCAACGTCGGCAAAGATCCCGAGATTCGTTCCACCGCAGGCGGCATGACCGTCGCCAGTTTTTCTCTCGCCACAGCCGATCGGCAGAAGGACGCTCAGGGAAACTGGGCCGACAAGACCGAATGGCACAATATCGTCTGCTTCCAGCGCACCGCTGAGGTCGTCCGCGACTACGTCAAGAAGGGCTCGCAACTCCTCATCGAAGGCAAGATCCAGACGCGCTCCTGGGACGATAAGACCAGCGGCGAAAAAAAGTACAAGACAGAGATCCTCTGCAACGAGCTCACGCTTCTTGGCGGAAAATCCGACGGCGGCGGCACAACCAGCGGCGGCTACACGAAATCCAACACAGCCAGCTTCGATCAGCGCTCTCCCTCCAGCCAGCCTGACTACGCTGACGTAGGCATCACCGACGACGACATCCCCTTCTAA